The following are encoded in a window of Carya illinoinensis cultivar Pawnee chromosome 15, C.illinoinensisPawnee_v1, whole genome shotgun sequence genomic DNA:
- the LOC122296100 gene encoding uncharacterized protein LOC122296100 yields the protein MDMEQEDRQFLGFFGVCREAFKIINSWRKIFSQITLALVLPLSFIFLAQMEVSKLLSSKITHNKILLDETKAGTPRYERLSDVLMSEAITLGLFKVAYVIFYLIFSLLSTSGVVYTIACIYTGREVKFKKVMSVVPKVWKRLILTFLSNFAAHFVYNMVAALIFSVCASFLILLHMDNYFLPLLCVLLIFYLVGLVYMSIVWQLANVVTVLEDTSGFLALRKSRALLKGNMWVATFMLFLLGLCLFAIQTSFQMLVVRAGSLGVASRFAYGIICLVLLSMLFLFGLVLRTVIYFGCKSYHHESIDKSALSDHLAGYYIGEYVPLKSKDAQLDP from the coding sequence ATGGATATGGAGCAAGAAGACAGGCAATTTCTAGGCTTCTTTGGTGTCTGCAGAGAAGCCTTCAAGATCATCAATTCATGGAGGAAAATCTTCAGCCAGATCACCTTGGCCTTAGTCCTCCCTCTGTCTTTCATCTTCTTGGCTCAAATGGAAGTCTCCAAGCTCCTCTCCTCAAAGATCACCCACAACAAGATACTTTTGGATGAAACCAAAGCAGGCACTCCTAGATACGAAAGGCTCTCAGATGTCCTCATGTCCGAAGCGATCACTTTAGGCCTCTTCAAAGTCGCCTACGTCATCTTCTACCtcatcttctctctcctctccaccTCCGGCGTGGTCTACACCATCGCTTGCATCTACACCGGACGTGAAGTAAAGTTCAAGAAGGTCATGAGCGTTGTCCCTAAGGTTTGGAAACGGCTTATTCTCACCTTCCTAAGTAATTTCGCTGCCCACTTTGTATACAACATGGTGGCTGCTTTGATCTTTTCTGTGTGCGCAAGTTTCCTCATTTTACTCCACATGGACAATTACTTTTTGCCTCTACTTTGTGTTCTTTTGATCTTCTACTTGGTGGGTTTGGTATACATGTCCATTGTTTGGCAATTAGCCAACGTTGTGACCGTGTTGGAAGACACAAGCGGGTTTCTTGCCCTGAGAAAGAGCAGGGCACTGCTAAAGGGCAACATGTGGGTGGCCACGTTTATGTTATTTCTGCTCGGTCTCTGTCTTTTTGCCATACAAACATCATTTCAGATGCTCGTTGTGCGTGCTGGATCATTGGGCGTGGCGAGCAGGTTTGCCTATGGGATTATCTGTTTGGTGTTACTTTCCATGTTGTTCCTGTTCGGGCTTGTCCTTCGGACAGTGATTTACTTCGGCTGCAAATCCTACCACCACGAAAGCATCGACAAGTCAGCCCTCTCAGATCACCTTGCAGGCTATTATATTGGAGAATATGTTCCTTTGAAGTCCAAGGATGCTCAGCTGGACCCTTGA